In one window of Helianthus annuus cultivar XRQ/B chromosome 17, HanXRQr2.0-SUNRISE, whole genome shotgun sequence DNA:
- the LOC110923864 gene encoding L10-interacting MYB domain-containing protein-like produces MARFGIGRYWYAPSKTSAPHLVSSSLRLRPPPPPPPLLLTTSAASSSSPPHNLRRLLLLGSSQPPPPPPPLLLTTSAASSSSPALRVSGRRPHHLPPPPAPPSHPEMAKRIRINWKQEGVEKTFLEACVHQITVNGREGSSLKQASWKTVAENLKTQHNFIVEQRQMKNHYDFLKGKFAAWLKLKNKTGNVYDPVTNSFNLSEEEWQIEMKSNKYVEALRSAPLAFPELCCQLFEGSTSNGFDSWGPSSTLPHPSE; encoded by the exons atggcaCGGTTCGGTatcggtcggtactggtacgcaccg AGCAAAACCTCCGCCCCCCACCTCGTCTCCTCCTCTCTGCGTCTCCGACCGCCGCCGCCTCCTCCTCCTCTCCTCCTCACAACCTCCGCCGCCTCCTCCTCCTCTCCTCCTCACAACCTCCGCCGCCTCCTCCTCCTCGGCTCCTCACAACCTCCGCCGCCTCCTCCTCCTCTCCTCCTCACAACCTCCGCCGCCTCCTCCTCCTCTCCTGCTCTCCGCGTCTCCGGCCGCCGCCCTCACCACCTCCCGCCGCCTCCTGCTCCTCCATCCCACCCAG AAATGGCAAAAAGGATTAGGATTAATTGGAAGCAAGAAGGTGTTGAAAAAACCTTTCTTGAAGCATGTGTTCATCAAATAACCGTTAATGGACGTGAGGGAAGTAGTCTTAAACAAGCGTCATGGAAAACTGTAGCTGAAAATTTGAAAACACAACATAATTTCATAGTGGAACAACGTCAAATGAAGAATCACTATGATTTTCTAAAAGGAAAATTTGCAGCTTGGTTAAAGCTTAAAAACAAAACCGGGAATGTCTATGATCCAGTTACAAACAGCTTTAACTTGTCAGAAGAAGAGTGGCAAATTGAGATGAAG TCTAACAAGTATGTAGAAGCTTTGAGAAGTGCGCCACTTGCTTTCCCCGAGCTTTGTTGTCAATTGTTTGAGGGGTCTACTTCAAATGGGTTTGATAGTTGGGGGCCAAGTTCTACGCTTCCTCATCCTTCCGAGTAA